Below is a window of Methylosinus sp. PW1 DNA.
GCGGGCGTTGTCGCCCGCCTCGCGCTCCGTGAGGCCGAGATGATTGAGGCTCAGCATATTGATGAGCCGCCAGGAGACGGTCCCCATATGCGCGGTCTCGGCGCGGCGTCGCTGATAGGAGACGAGCGGCTCGCCCGGCCGCGTCGGGCCGGCGACGCAAACGAGGTCGAGCTCGACATCGTCGGCAAGGCGAAAATCGACGCGGTTCTGGCCGATCGGCAGATGCTCGGGCAAATGGCGATTGGAGCAGAGCGCGCGAATGCTCAGCTCCGCAACCCCGATGTTCTCGTCCAGCGCGCCGGTGTCGCTCAGCGAAATGAAAAGATCCGTGCCGAAATAATCGCCCGCTGGCCCGTAGCGCTTCTCCTCGATCGTGCGTCGGCGCGGCGCGCGGCGGATGGTGTATTGCAGCGCGTTCTTCTCGCGCAGATCGGTCGAGGAGGCGTAGAGCGGCCGCACCGGGCGCTTTTCGACGCTGCCGGGAAAATGCGCGAAGACGTCGATGAGCCGATGCGGCTCATAATCGAGATAGCGGCTCTTGTCGGGCACGACATGATATTCGTGCCGATTGGCTTTGATGGAGACGCGATCGGTCGCCATCTCGAAGAGATTGACCGCCGGCGCCGCATAGAGCGCGAACATGTCCTTCTGCACGCTGGCGGCCAGCGCGCTATTGACCTCGTCGAAGCCGAAGACGATGTCGATGACACGCGAGGGCAGGCGGCTCGTCACCTTCTCGCGATCGAGCGCGAGCTCGAAGCCGAGAAACTTGCGCGAGAACATGAAATACTCATGCAGCAGATCGAAGCCGCGGAAGATGCGATCGTCGCGCGGCAGCAGCGATTCCTGCTCATCCATGCCGAGCTGACGAAGACAGTCCTTCGGCGCCTCTATGACGGTGGCGTCATTATTGGCGTCGACGTAACGAAACCACACGCCCGTGCAATGGCCGAAGATCTGCTCATAGATCGCATTGGCGTGCGCCTCGGCGCCGGCGAGATGGAAGGGCAGCTCCGTCGCCTTATTGTCGCTGAACAACGACCAGGGCTGCGGCGGCGCGGCCTTTTCGCGCGCGTCATCGGCTGGGTCCGACGTCGCGGCGACGACGAGCGTGATGCGCATGCCGGCGACGGTCTCGCGGCGCACATTGATCTTGAGCGGCTGCAGCGCGGCGGCGCTGGTGAAATATTCGGCGGATTTTATGTAGAAGGGCCATAGTCGGATCGGCGCCGTCAGCGTGTAGCGGCAGGCGATCTCCTTATCGGCCTCGAGATAGGCAGCGTCGATCTGCGCGCCGCGCGGAAACAGGCGTCCGTCGGCGAGCGCGGAGTCGCCGTATTTCGGCAGCGCCTTCACCAGCATGGCGGAGGGCGTCGGCGCGAGATAATGCGGAACCAGCTGCTCGAGGAGATTATTGGCGAATTCGGGAAACTCGTGCTTGATCTTCAATTGCACGCGCGCGGCGAGAAAAGCGGCGCCTTCCAATAGGCCTGCGGCCATGGGATCGGTGCGGTCGCGAATGAGGCCGCCGAGACGCTTGGCGATCTCGGGATATTCTTCCGCGAATTCGGCGGCGTGCTCGTAGAAGAGATCGAGCTCGCGATTATAGAGATCGAGGAATTCGCGGTTCATCGCTCAGCGCCGCGCAAGATGCAGCTTGCCGGTCGTTTCCTCGAATTTTGCGACGAACTCGATGGGAACGTTCAGCGGCTGGCAGAGGAGATGGCCGTCGACGATATAACGAATCTCCTGCAACGCCTCCGGCGAGCGGTCGCGCGTGACGCGCACCGAGCCGGGAACGAGGCGCGGCTCATATTGCTTCAGCACAGCGATGATCTCGCCATGAAGATCGCGGGCCTCCAGCTCGTCCATGGTGCGATTGGCGAGATCGGGGAAGCCGTAATTGAGGATGGAGCCGCGCACGCGCGCGAAGGACGAAAGATCG
It encodes the following:
- a CDS encoding type VI secretion system baseplate subunit TssE; amino-acid sequence: MTSSTTTSVRPADRLSPPLMHVFRAAHRDRREQARESAKRQTLAREGGTPEAERKTRPQRAPINEQELKAEVEHDVAALMNHVSMDSTIDLSSFARVRGSILNYGFPDLANRTMDELEARDLHGEIIAVLKQYEPRLVPGSVRVTRDRSPEALQEIRYIVDGHLLCQPLNVPIEFVAKFEETTGKLHLARR
- the tssF gene encoding type VI secretion system baseplate subunit TssF; protein product: MNREFLDLYNRELDLFYEHAAEFAEEYPEIAKRLGGLIRDRTDPMAAGLLEGAAFLAARVQLKIKHEFPEFANNLLEQLVPHYLAPTPSAMLVKALPKYGDSALADGRLFPRGAQIDAAYLEADKEIACRYTLTAPIRLWPFYIKSAEYFTSAAALQPLKINVRRETVAGMRITLVVAATSDPADDAREKAAPPQPWSLFSDNKATELPFHLAGAEAHANAIYEQIFGHCTGVWFRYVDANNDATVIEAPKDCLRQLGMDEQESLLPRDDRIFRGFDLLHEYFMFSRKFLGFELALDREKVTSRLPSRVIDIVFGFDEVNSALAASVQKDMFALYAAPAVNLFEMATDRVSIKANRHEYHVVPDKSRYLDYEPHRLIDVFAHFPGSVEKRPVRPLYASSTDLREKNALQYTIRRAPRRRTIEEKRYGPAGDYFGTDLFISLSDTGALDENIGVAELSIRALCSNRHLPEHLPIGQNRVDFRLADDVELDLVCVAGPTRPGEPLVSYQRRRAETAHMGTVSWRLINMLSLNHLGLTEREAGDNARALREILTTFTEPNDAAGERRVRGVLSVDSRPVVRRIRCGGGVGPARGTEVTVTLDEKAFEGTGAFLLGAILDRFYCEYAAFNHFTQLVLRTTERGEIMRWPARLGARRAL